Below is a window of Drosophila willistoni isolate 14030-0811.24 chromosome XR unlocalized genomic scaffold, UCI_dwil_1.1 Seg144, whole genome shotgun sequence DNA.
ATACCAAGCAGAAGCGGCACCTCCCAGCTGGGTAAGAAGGATGACCAGACTTTGGACAGGGATAATAACAAACTAGCAGCGGGTCCCTCAAAATCTGCAGCGTCAGCCAGACGTATTGGATCACACACTGGTAGTAGTGGTGGCTCACCCCCAAGAGGAGAGGAGCGACTGCCGGCTACAACATCGGAAGAATCACCAGCAACTGCCGCATCGTCAACGCATGCAGCACCTGGCAAAGGAGCAGGATCTAAATTTTCTGCCTGTGGTTGCGGATGCAAGGACTTTTCGACACATGTGCCCCCTCCACCGGCAACGAGGACCTGTAGTTGCTATGCTAACCTAATGGCTAGGCAAGTATCAGTCAGTATGTCTTATTTACTCGCTAATCTCGTGCATCTTGTCATAGATCCGATGACAGTACCCAGACACCGCCACCGGAAACGAATGATGCAGTAGTTTTACCGCCAATTGGGAGTCAAGGTGGTGATCTCTGCTGCAAAATGGGGGGCAATGGCGCTACTTGTTGCAGTGGAGGCGCCTGTGGCGGAACAGGAGCAGGTTGCTGTAAGGCTGGTCACAGTGCATGCTGTGGCAATTCCTGCTGTTGGCCCTACTATTACTACTATGATCCGTGTACGGGTCTATATTATTGCTATCGCAATTGTTGCTACAATAACTGCTACAAGAACACTAAATGCTGCAATTCATGTTGCAATAACTCATGTTGCAAgtcaaataacaacaacaataacaacgacAAGAAATCTCCAACCCAAGAGCctaagaaaacaacaaaagaaacaaaaagtaacCTATCCGCCACCAATTCGTCAAAGCGCAAGGAAACTAAAACCACAGCGGCCCGTAAAAGCAATCAACGGAACATGGGTGGCGATGCCATGGTACCCTATCGTCCGGAAATGCAAGATCTTTACGAGCAATGGATTAACTTTCAAGAATATCTCAAACAATATCAACCCCAAGCTGCTCCCATGGCCAACCCAATGCCAGGACCAAGGACAGCCCCAACACCAGCTTCGACACCAAATCCGTATGGCTATTATGCTGCCGCCATATCGACGCCATTTTACTTTGCCCCATCATCCTATCCCAATCAAATGAATAACCCCGCAGCGGGTAACGGATATTGATTGGACGCCACAGTAATGGATGAATGGACGGATACATAATGGAGATGGGATTCATTTACATTCTTTTGTCGAAATTTAACGTTGAATTTTTATCAAGTTCTATGCTAAATTAAAGCAAAAccacaaaataaacaaagtcCTCTGACTTTATTCTATTCCATAAAATGTAAATGGACTGAAATATTAATCAAAGATATTACTAACCTTACATTAGTAGCCATTGCCATAATTTCCCTGTCTCTTTCACTCGCACACATGATCAAGAAGCTAGCGACATAATCCTAGTATGTTACGTCGACGTCGACTTTtcacaagaaaaacaacaaaaaatggaaTACCTTGCAAATATAACAAGTGAAGCACTTAACGGTTGTTGTTCCTTGTTAAATTTAAACGGTTACAATTTTTATAGacttgaaaactttttttagGCGAATTTTAGGGCTACGAGTAGATATCTTAGCAAGTGAACGCAACaactgaagaagaaaaacaaaagaagatcTAAAAAGTTGGGAGAGTAAAGGTCGAAAGAGAGATTGTAGCTTATTGTtagatgtgtgtgtctgagtgtgtgtgagcaTAGAAGTTCATTGGCGTTTACTTAGCAAAGGATGTAATAGAAAGAGATAGATCAAGCGCTGAAACTGTCAACACTTTAacagtatgtgtgtgtgtgtgtgtaaaaaaaGAAGCACCTGCGACCATCTGGCAGCCCTGCCATTAAGCAGTTAAAGACTTatcgatttttaaaaaattaaaattgatccCAAAATGgttaatttcattaaaataattaaacacACTTTTATAAttagtttaaatttttgtatttatattcgtttttttttgtggttgtttctttgtttgttttgtttttgttttttacactCTTCTATGTGTGTGGCTCTGTGtatatcatatacatatagatttttggaaatttgttGTGGGCTTCTcttatcgtttttttttctttttttattttttgattttttttattttttgttttgtagaaaaacttaaaaatttgttttaaaacaacttttcatcattttcatttgttggCATGAAATTATATAtggtattttgttttgttgttttgaaaGAGACCTAACTAAAAACTATGAACATAGCACATTataaacttgtttttttttttgttttgtttttgttgtttgtgtagTGCAGccataaatatacatatacatatatatatatagagatgtatatatgtatatagatatatagataaagatacatatatgtatgtttttttttcttgctttttttgtatatatataaagataaaggaatattaaattgttaaataagAAAATAGACATTAAGACCTAAGCGGAAAACATTCGTCGATGCAATTTGCATCGCGCTATATTCTAGCACATGATATTtggattttcattttcttgttttggGTGGTGAGGGGAGAAAatttgcatacatacatacatatatatctatgtatatataggcCTAAAtatgctgttttttttttgttttttttcggttttctttttgttttacacaTAAGTAGATTAAACTGAGTTTGGCTTGCATATTGCCCATCGTTATTTTTTGCTTGcttttacatatatgtttttatatatatttataatattatatattacgGATAGCTTAAAACTACATCCTGGACCATTTGGATCCTACTTCATATCTGGTGTATATCGTTATTTGATATAAGCTTTAACAATTTATGTATGActgcggtaaaaaaaaaaaaaaaaaaacaaaaatcatacagaaaaaaaaattacaaaaataaattgcaaaaaatcGTAGAATGAGGAAAATAATAATCTTAAACTATTTACATTggacattttgtttgtttgttggtgtCAGAAATTGTTATTACAAATTACGAAACTTTATAATGTGATGccgtgtttgtgtgtgtgtgtgtgtgtgtgtgtgtgggtttatGTATTAAATTAtgggtgtttgtgtgtgtgggtttgtatgtgtatgtgttgtGGGTTAGATGTATGTTTCATAGAGtagttttctatttgttttaatCACATGTTGCACTCTCAACTAAAACGGTAAATAACTTAAGGAAATGTTGCAAGGATTGCctatgctttttttttttttttttttgtttctgatcatttagtttgtttttttcttttgttgctgGTTTACATTATTCATCGTtatcttcattttctttgatttcctttttatttttcttttagtttccATTGGTTAGACCATGTCTCTGTTTTTAGGCATTCTCATCGGTCACATAGATATAGCCATGCTGTTGCAATATGCTCAAACGCTTCTCAACGGCATCGCGATCTGcaagaattttttttgaaaatattaataaGAGTTTGCTTAATGTCTTTTAAATACAATTCAAAACTAAGTCACACATttgcaaacaaatatttcgaaagattttatatataatattgaTTTGTGATACCAAATcgattaaattttaatatttaaataactCTAAGGTAGATTTAAAGACAAAGAAATGTTTTAGTGAATCAAAGGGATTGCATTTTCAGTTAACTAAATAGTTTATATAAACAAACTAATTACTATTGGTTAAGATACAAACCAATTAATGAAAACTAAAGAAACAAATCGTTTTAGGGGGTCTAATATTCATTCTCTCTAACTAATCCATTTACTAATTGATCTATTGCTTTGGTCGTTTAATTCTTTAAAGTGAAATTTGTTTGTCAAGtgtaatatttaaaatttatttacatttattcAACAGCAATTTGTCCTGTGGATGATTGCATTTTTGTACCAACGAATGAAGCAGAATATGTGCGGTATTATAACGTTCAAAGCAATTCTTGGTATTCTTGAGCAACTCATCCAAAGCAGCTGCCTGGCACTGTAAAAGAATCAAAGATAAACATATTGTTTTTTGAATGATTATTCAATATGTTTGACTTACCATATCCAAGGCATAGTCATAGAGTATTTTGTCCGCTGTTATATTAAATGCATTTGCCTTTTGCAAGAGGCCGCTGCCATTTAGACGCTTTGATTCAAACAGAATGCTTCTATACTTGGAGTTCATGGTGAGCAGAGCTGGAAAAAgaatggaatggaaatggAATATGATGCAATCAATCAGCAATTTGGCATCCCATTATGATGGCTCACCATTCTTAACATTCGATGAGGGCTTCAGCTGGCCATTGCGTAATTGCTGGGAAGCCAAATTCAGACCAGATGAGAGCAACTGGAGAGCTCGCACGAGGAGAACCAAACGTTCGGCCCGTTTGCAGTGCTCCGGGGCATGGGGTGGAatctgatgctgatgatgatcgTTGCCCACTGTTTGGCTACCGGCCACCATGAGGGTGGAGAGTGGCGCGCAGCGCGAATCGGCCACCTCTTGGATGCAATCGGTAAGGGCCAagacaaaattcaattttgacAACGTCTCATTGTGCTCACGATCCATGAGGGTTTCCTCCGACAGTTCGGGAGCTTGGAATGCATGCTGCTCGGTGCCACAGCCCACACCCACACCAGCACCTGTATCCAGCAGGCTCTGCAATCCCCCGGTGGCCCCCAGTTCGGGCAATGTGAAGGCGCGCGGTCCCAGCATATGATGCTGATTATTATTCTCGGAACCACTGCCAGCCGAACCAATCGAACCCAAAGAGCCGGGAGCCACCAGCAGCGTGGGGCTGCCCAGGGTGGGCAGCTTTGTCAGAGCAGCGGACGGAAGCACCGGGGAACTGTTGCCACTACGTCGCAGCGGCGACTGAGAGTGACCGCCTGGGGATACCTGCCACATGCTTGGTGCATGTGGTGGCGGTGTCTCGGACAGAGATCCTCCAGAGGCGGAACGCACCCGGGTTGGTGGAGTGCCAATTGCGAATTGCACGGCAGGCGGTGAAATCGAATTGATGTCACTGCTCACGCTATTCTTGCGCTGATCGGCACGGGGTTGTTTAACACTAATGGGCTGAGAGCGTGGAATCTGGGCCAGACAGGCCACCGTTAGTGGCACATTGGTCCGCGAATTGGGTGAACCGGCTGCCATGGCACCAGTAGCAGCCGTATTACCGGCCATTTGACGGCGAGCTGGAGCCGGCACTGGTTTGGGCTCGGAAATGGGCAGACTACTGGGACGTGGCGGACTTGATTGATTCTgttgtagctgctgctgctgttgttgttgctgctgttgccttgggccgccactagccaaacCAGTCTGACCCTGTCGCTGATCCTCGGGCAAATTCTTCGGCACCAGCACAAAATCATCAGAATCCTCATGAGAACTACACGAAGCGCTATTATTCTCGCTATCGCAGAGTACCCCCACATTGGTAATGGTAGCACATATAGCCGGATTGGCCACAACAGAGACAGTATTCTCCTCTTCCTTTTCAGCCTCACGCTCCTCTCGCTCCTCGCGTTCCCTTTGCTGCTGTTCGGCCAGTTTCACCATCTGCACTTCCTGCTCCAATTGCTGTTGCAAAGGGCTTTTAGCCTTCACTGGAGGAGTTCCGCCCAATGGTGGCATGTCCACTGAAAGCAATTCGAAATTCGTTATATGCTCGTAATTTGCTGGACATTTCACACTCACCTGGTGACACAGCTGCCTTTTTGCCCTGAAGGAAACGATGAACAAAGAAACTTTCATATGAAATTCGATCCTTGGCATTGCGACGCAACAAGCACAACAGCAAATCCCTTAGATCTGGCGAGACTCCATGGGGTATtctgaaatttgtaaatagaAAATGGGTTAAAGCCTTTCGCATCCGCACGAATGAAGCAATTACTTACTTGGGAGCCAAATTGGCATTCTGCTCATAGTAGAACTTCAATTCATTGGGCGTTTGTGCATAGAATGGCGCCTTGCCAGTCAAACACTGATAGACTATGGTACCCAGCGACCAGAGATCTGCCTTAGCATCATATTGCAGTGACATGATTACCTCAGGGGCCTAAAGGGACAATTAGTTATCAATATTGTTTCCTAACTTGGCCACTAACTTTAGTCTTACCATGTACATGGGAGAGCCGCATAGAGTAGCCGCCATAACGCCCTCATGAAGGAATCGAGCAAAACCAAAGTCAGCTGCAAAGGAAAtgtttgaaattgaaaaagatttgGACAGCaactttctatttttattatatatattttgaccAACACTAGAAATAAGTATGACCATATAACTCAAAAAGCTCTTATTTTGTTTCAGTGTTGATCAATTTACTCTACCACATGAAATTATagatgaaaatggaaaatttaatcaattaaAAAGGACTACGTTGAACTTTAAGCCAAGAatctttaaaagaaaaatgactGCCTTTTAAATTCCCTTTCTTATTGACCAACACTGCATATTAGTATGACCATATTCGGGAAAATTATCTTACTTTGCTTCAGTGATGATCAATTTAATGGAAAATCTTATAAAAAACATAGCCTAAAAAACTTTAAGAAATAAATCTTGAAAAAATCATGATTTCATAAAAAATCTCGACCTATATTTGTTCTTATTGATCAACACTGGACATTAGTATGACCATATAACAGAAACAATGTGAGTGTGCCTAAATTAATAAAGCTTGTGGGCGACTTGACTTACCAATTTTCAATGTTATTTTCGATGGTGCTGGCAAAGTTTTGCCATAATTGTGCGATAGCAATATATTTTGTGGCTTGAGATCACGATGCACAATTCCTTTGGTATAAAGTGCTTTCATGGCACCAGCTGGaaacaatttacaaaatatacaatacatcAGATCAGATGAATATATAAGGTAAATATCCCACTTACCTAGTTGCATGAGGAATAGCCTTACTGTGTCCTCACTCAAAGTGCCCTTAACGCTTAGATAGTCGGCCAAATCACCGCCATTGCAGTACTGCAAGAGCAAGAAAGAGACAAAAGTTAAGTACAGACTTTTCACTAAAATGTCAAGTAAAGCGCGTACTATGCaaatgaattaaattcaatcagtgcaaaaagaaagaaaaacaagaaaagatcTTACAAAAACTGCACTCAACGAGGTCTTTTGTCTGACCGCCAGACCAATTACAGAATATCCgttccctccctctctctctatctctggcAGGGGGACAAGGTCAATGTGAAAATATGATTTATGACAATTTCTAAATCAAGATTACTGACGAGAATATGGAACTAAGCAAACAGCTGCTGTTTCTATATCCACTTCATCACACAGGGAGGGAGAGCCTATTTAATTATTCATGGAACAGGCTATTATTAAGGACAATAGATCCGGAGAAATAGTTACAAACAATAAGCCGAAATTTATTCGGCGAGAGTTGTTTATAGAGTTTATAGAGACAACATTTGCTTAAATTCAAGAGAGTTACCAGAATCATTAAATTCCTATtaagttttaaaagttttcgAAAATCTTAAAGCGATATTTTCTAGTTTTACGATTTATTTTACAGCTGAAAGCTTTACCAACTTTTGCTCCGTCTAGGAATCGCAATGTTCCTAGAATAGGCCAGTTAAACTCGTTTTGTCTTCAAGTCAagatatataggtatataattTCCTTGACAAAAACCTTTCAAGAACATCTCGCAAAAATGCAAATCATTCACAAACAAGTCATCGTCGGTCTTTTATATAATTTCACATAAAAGGCAATAAAaacaagggtataaaaagtcgTCACCAGTCAAGGACATGCGGTGAAAAGGACTTGgcaatacatacaaaaataaaaactactatatgtatgtatatagatgtATATGAATGGGGATATAAATAGACATGACCTTGTGGGCCATGGAATCCcgcaaaaaatatatacatacatacatattcataCGAGTAAATACATATACTAACTAAGTAGGTAAGTAAGTTTGATTTGCAAATTCCAAAAACTCTGGGAAATTGTATAATATGCACACAATAATGtgcgtatgtatgtgtgtgtgtgtgtgtgtgtggatgtgcactataataaacaacaattttatGACTAAATGTATGGACCACTTACAATTTTAATGAGCAAACAAAGCGGccaacaataaaaaacattAAGCAATTAAAATGACGAAATTGAAATGACAAAAGATTTCCACAATAAAGTCATTGacatgtaaaaaaaaacaacacaacaacaaaaaaaaacatatttatatgaaaaCGGAACAGATAAGAAAAATATTCACACAATTAAAATAGAAGCTCAAGAGAAATAATGAACAGAAGTCCAAGACGAAGCATCAGGCGCTACTATATCAAACAATGAATTTTCCAATTGAACTATATATTAATACCCTATGCAGGAAGGTATATTAGGTTTGAGATGAAGTAGTGCTATCTTTAAATACTTCTTTACAAttctttcgttttgttttcaaCTACGTTGACTAATTTCTTTAAGAATAAATAAAGTTATATGAAATTAACGGATTAGGTGACTTTATATTTCATTTCGATTTGTAAAAACCATTCAAAtcatagaaacaaaaaaggtTTCGGAccaatttttttcatatattatAAGACTAAATTGCTTCGAAAATGTCTTTTCTCGAATTTATAGCTTATTTAATGTTTATACAAAAACTTGTTTGTAttatttaacataattaaatacaaattcaCTACAAATAAAGGTTGACCGAAGTTTCCAAAATGTaggtttttatatatatttcataattTGTACAAAATCACTCTGCAAGTTTTGATAGGTATTAACTCATGTTGACCTTTTTGATGATTTTATGGCAATAACgttaatttttattgattttcaatATTGTAAAGTTTTGCAAAACGTGACAAAAGACAAAACTAAAAGCTGTCTGAGCTCTAACTAAGCcaatttcaaattgatttcGATAGGATTTAGCTGATTATGATTaatttttagtaatttttataaattttcacaatattattattaagaaGAAGgttaacaaatttattttttaacctATCATCCAATTCAAACAACAAATGttgtaaaaactttaaaacaatTGGTTCCAAAataagtttttagtttttaatgcaAAGGAAATAAAGTCTTTCTAGTTTTTCTTGCAAGAGAATCTagtaaaattctttaaaaagaaaagaaattaaatggaaATGGCTAACTCAACCCTTTTTTTCCTAAAGGGTATCTGTTGAGGCGACATTATGTTTTGTCTTAGTCGAATTCGATATGCCTAGAAAACCGATGCGCGCATGAGTCAGCGATTAATGGGtaaaaaataatgcaaaatcaggagaaatataaaattcccAAAGAGCTTCCCGCCCTGCGGGTCACTAAAGAGGAAAAGAGAAGAGACAAACAGCAGAGGAGCTTAACTTTATTTAGTCTCTGTCTCTCGCTTgacagcagctgctgctgccgctcaGTCTGTTAACAACGCTCGGGGCAAACGGAACATAATCTCTCTCGTTCACTCGCTCGCTCGCTTGCTACCACCTCTCCAAATGTTAACTTCTGCTAACTGTTAAAGCttacaaagaaaaatataaagtataaaaacaaaaaataataataataaaaattttgcaacAGCTTCAACAACAAAGACATGTGTgcacacaacaaaaacaaacacacaaaaatcaaattagtTTAAAATAACTAAATGAAACAGAAAAATCTGCTAGTTGTAATTGAAAGCCCATCTTAGGGGTATTACGATTACGTATAcgtacacatatatatgtacatatatagcaTTAATACGACTCACACAACAGACTACACAGTGGCTCTCGGTCGATCGGTAGTGATTAAAGGTCaacagaatatatatatatatgtttttttttttaattcctaAGGCGATAAAAAAGCGATAACAAAGCCCAAGCATGTTGCTCTacaaacagacacacaaatacaaatacaaagacatctgtacatacatatataaatatatgtatatacttactTGAAATGAAATAGGAACAAGCATTAACCATATAGATTTGTGTTCGTGTGCCCGATTTAATAATGaatcaaattgaaatcaaagTTCCTTTAAATTTGATATCAAATAAACTAAATTCGCAAGTTCGTTAAAATTCAAATAGACATATGGAATTAAACGTATCTGAAACCAACTAAGCCTGAAAATATTTACAGAATTTATATGAAACTCTTTGCAGCAAAAAACAGAAGTTTTAACCTGTTAGATTACGAAATTTTTCCAAGCTACATACATGGAATGatggaaaatttattaaggaaatgacacaaaagtttttcaccattaacaaaataaataatgaataatttaaaatagaCCAGGTTCTTTAAGTTATTCAAATTTCGATTTAACCGGTTTGGTATTTTCCATAGATTCCAGTTATATTTTTCTCAGTGATCTTCTATTTCAGTATTTGTTTTCAGAAATACACACTCTCATGTAAATATTGTAAATACTCAAAAATACTTTCAACATTTACATTACTAATTATTAAATGGCAAACATAAGGAAAAATTATgtcaaaccaaaaaaaaaaaaaaagaaaaaaaaacccaaaccgAACTGAGCAGAAGAAAATGAGTTGATAAGATTAGAAGACGGGGGCTACAACATTTGTTGGCTAATCATGCTACTAGCATGATTAGAACTAACAGTAATAAAACAAGTATCAGAGagtagaaagagagagagagagagcgactGATGAAATGATAGCCACATCAAGTG
It encodes the following:
- the LOC6638962 gene encoding serine/threonine-protein kinase unc-51, with translation MNIVGDYEYSSKDMLGHGAFAVVYKGRHRKKHMQVAIKCISKKGLIKTQNLLGKEIKILKELTELHHENVVALLDCKESQDCVNLVMEYCNGGDLADYLSVKGTLSEDTVRLFLMQLAGAMKALYTKGIVHRDLKPQNILLSHNYGKTLPAPSKITLKIADFGFARFLHEGVMAATLCGSPMYMAPEVIMSLQYDAKADLWSLGTIVYQCLTGKAPFYAQTPNELKFYYEQNANLAPKIPHGVSPDLRDLLLCLLRRNAKDRISYESFFVHRFLQGKKAAVSPVDMPPLGGTPPVKAKSPLQQQLEQEVQMVKLAEQQQREREEREEREAEKEEENTVSVVANPAICATITNVGVLCDSENNSASCSSHEDSDDFVLVPKNLPEDQRQGQTGLASGGPRQQQQQQQQQQLQQNQSSPPRPSSLPISEPKPVPAPARRQMAGNTAATGAMAAGSPNSRTNVPLTVACLAQIPRSQPISVKQPRADQRKNSVSSDINSISPPAVQFAIGTPPTRVRSASGGSLSETPPPHAPSMWQVSPGGHSQSPLRRSGNSSPVLPSAALTKLPTLGSPTLLVAPGSLGSIGSAGSGSENNNQHHMLGPRAFTLPELGATGGLQSLLDTGAGVGVGCGTEQHAFQAPELSEETLMDREHNETLSKLNFVLALTDCIQEVADSRCAPLSTLMVAGSQTVGNDHHQHQIPPHAPEHCKRAERLVLLVRALQLLSSGLNLASQQLRNGQLKPSSNVKNALLTMNSKYRSILFESKRLNGSGLLQKANAFNITADKILYDYALDMCQAAALDELLKNTKNCFERYNTAHILLHSLVQKCNHPQDKLLLNKYRDAVEKRLSILQQHGYIYVTDENA